From the genome of Streptomyces spinoverrucosus:
GCGGTAGCGCAGCCCCAGCCGACGACCGGCGGGCGGACGCAGTGGCCCGAGGCGGGGCGCGAGCGGGTGACATCGGCGACGACGAGACCGAGGCCGACGGCCGCTCAGGTGATGCTGACGATGGGTTCCGGGCGCCGACCCGACGATCCGCCCGCGGTGCCCGAGCCGACAGCCGCCCCGGCGACCGGGATGAGGACCGGTGCGACGGTCACACCGGCGGCAGCGAGGAAGCCTCGCGCGACCGTCGGCCCGACAGCCCCGGCGAACCCTCCCTCGTCGGTCCAGCCGGCGGCAGCCATCAGGCGTGGGTCGAGGTCGAGTTGCGGCAGGACGCCGCCAGTGTCGAGATCGCCGTGCGCGACTCCGGGCCCGGCGTGGCGCCCGAGCTGGCCCGGGAGGTGTTCTCGCACGGCTTCACCACCAAGGCCGCCCGGAACGGCGAGCGCGGTATCGGCCTGGCGCTGACCCGGCTCGTCTGCGAACGTCACGGCGGGGAGATCTCGGTGAGCAACACCCCGGACGGCGCCCTGTTCACCGCACGCATGACCGTCAGCCACCTCACCGACGCGGTGGCGGAAGGAGCGGACCGATGACCGGCAAAGGGGAGACGTCCGGTGCGCCGGACGCGATCGACGTCCTCGTGGTCGACGACGACTTCATGGTGGCCAGGGTGCACCGCGCCTTCGTCGAACGGGTCAGCCCGTTCCGTGTGGTCGGCGTCGCCAGCAGCGGCCGGCAGGCCATCGACGCCGTCGACGAGCTCCGCCCGGACCTGGTCCTGCTCGACCTGTATCTGCCGGACATCTTCGGCCTGGACGTCATCCCCCGGCTGCGCACCGCGGGCCACGACTGCGACGTCATGGTCATCAGCGCCGCCCGCGAGGCCGACACGGTGCGCGGCGCCGTACGCCACGGCGTGGTCGACTACCTCCTGAAACCGTTCGAGTTCGAGGACCTGCGGACCCGCCTGGAGAGGTACGTCGCCCAGCGCTGTCGCCTGTTGACGACCGTCGTGCGCGGTCAGGCGGACGTGGACCGGGTCCTGGCCGGAGCCGCGCCCGCGCCTGCCGCCGTCGGGCTGCCCAAGGGCATGAGCGTGGAGACCGCCGAACTGGTCGAGCGCGCCCTGCGCACCGCCGACGGCACCCTCTCCGCCACCGAGTGCGCCACCGTCACCGGCGTCTCCCGTGTCAGTGCCCGCCGCTACCTGGAGTACTTCCACACCACCGGCAACGCCGACGTGTCCCTGCGGTACGGCGTGGCCGGACGGCCGGAGCGGCGGTACAGCTGGCGCGTGTGAGGCGCGGCACGCCGGTGTCAGCCCTCCGGGGCAGGGCACTCGGACGCCGTGGCGGGTCTCATCCGGAGCCGCCGTGCTCACGCAGGAGGCAAGGATCATGGGACATGGTGGAAACGTCATCGACGAACTGGTGACCGATCACCGTGAGGTCGAGGAGTTCTTCGGTCGCATCGAGGGGCTGCCGCCCGGCGACAAGGACCGCAAGCTGTACGCCGACCAGGCCACGATGGAACTGGTCCGGCACTCGGTGGCCGAGGAGGCCTACCTCTACCCGGCGGTACGGCAGCACGTGCCGAACGGCGACGCCCTGGCCGACAAGGAGATCGACGACCACTCCAAGGCCGAGCAGATCATGAAGGACCTGGAGGGCTGCGACGCCGACGACCCCGAGTTCGACCGCCTCATCGGCATGCTGATGACCGAGATCCGCGCGCACATCGCCGACGAGGAGGAGAACCTCTTCCCCAAGCTGCGCGCCGCGTGCCCCCCGCAGGCCCTCGACGAGCTGGGCGACAAGGTCCGGCAGGCGAAGAAGCTGGCACCGACCCGTCCGCACCCGTCGGCCCCGGACACGCCGCCGCTGAACAAGCTGCTGGCGCCCGGCGCGGGCCTGGTGGACCGGGTGCGGGACGCGCTGACGGGCCGCGGGAAGCGGGCGTGAACCGAACCGACTCGAACCGAGTGAGCCGCTGAGGCCGTCCGCCCGTCGGCGACGGCCTCAGGCGATCAGCGCCCGCCCCGGCCCCAGCCGGTCCAGCAGCCGCTCCTGATGGAGCTCGGCGACCGGTGCCAGGAGGTCGGGGTGGCGCAGCAGCGCCGCCGCCTGCCGGTCGTGCGCGTCGGGCGCCACCAGGCGGCGGAACTCCGCCGGCGTACCGGTCGTATGACCACCGTCGGCCAGCGCGGCCACCGCGAGGCGGGCCAGTTCGGGGTCGGTGAGCAGACACGCGGCCCAGCTGGCGACGACCTCGTCCACCCAGGTCCGCCATGCGTAGGCCTCGGGGTCCGCTTCCGCGCCCGCGTCCGCGCCGGCGATCCAGTCGAGCCGGTCGGAGCCTCCGGGCCCCGCCATTCCGACCAGCGCGGCGTCCATCTGCGTCGGGTACCGCAGCCATGCCGCGACCGTCACGGCCTGCCGCGCCTGCACCTCGCACAGGGCGGAGGCCAGGGCGCCACCGGACGCCGGGTAGGCGCGCGTGAGCCACTGGGCGGTCGCCGCGATGAGCGGGGAGAGATCTGCGAGCACTGCCGAGCCGTCCGAGTCCTGGACGCGGGGATACGTCCGCGCCCTGTACGAGGGGGAAGGGGTCTGGGCAAAGACGGTAGCCCGCGACCCCGGGGGCACGACATGACCCGAAGCGCATCAACGGCGTGGTCTCGGCCACACGCCGAGCCACTCGCCCTCGGCGTCACACGGTCGCCGCACCCGGGTGGCGAGCCGTCGGAGCGGGTCCTAGTAATGGTCAGGGACATCGCGTGTCGCGCTTCGGCAGCGCAGGAGCGGCCGCACGACTCCCTTGGAGCTGAGGATGACCACGCGCTCTTCACCACAGCAGTCGAACCCGTCCCACATACACTTCGGCGAGCCCGCCCTCGTCGGCGAACCGCCACCCGGTACCGCTCCTGTCTACGGACCGCCGCCCGGTCCCGCCCCCATCGGCGAACCGCCGACCGGTACCACCCCGGCCGCCGACACGGCGTACGTCGTCGGCGCGGCGGCCGGCAACGACACGGCGGCATTCCTCGAAGCCGCGGGCCCGCTGGAGGACGACACGGCACGCCGGCGCCCCGGGACACCTGACGCCAGGGCGAGCGGCAAAGTGCCGGACCGGGCGTTCCTGGACCCGGTCGGTGACCTCGTCCATGCCGCCGTCAGCGACCGGCCGCTGGAGGAGATCATCCGGCTGGTCACGCTGATGGAGCAGTCACCCGAGTACGCGCTTGCCGTCACCGCCGTGCTGCGGGCGGTCGGGGTGGACCGTCCCGTCGAGGACGTGGCCCGTCTGGTCGTCGAGTTGACCCGGCCGCCGCGCGAGGCGGACAGCGCGGACGAAACGATCCGCGCGGCGGTCGAGCGGCGGTGCGTCGAGGACGTGTCCCGGCTGATGGCGCTGCTGCACCAGGCCGCACTGCAGCCGCACTGCGGACGGGAGGCGGTCCGCGCGGCGGCCACCGGGCGGCCCATAGAGGAACTCGTGGAGCTCATCGGGCGGCTGGCCCAGGAGCGGCAGCGCGCGGCGGAAGCGGCGGCGGCCCTTCAGGCGCCCGCCGGGACAGCACCGGTGACCGCTTTCCCGCACGCCGCGCCCGCGCCGGACGCGGAGGTGACGCGTCCGGGCGCCAGGCGGACCCTGCGCATACGGCGTGCGCGTCCCAAGAGGCCTGTGTTCTGGCCGGGTTGGCTCGCCGCGGCGGCCCTCGTCGTGTGTGGTGCCGCGTACTTCCCGCTGCGCCGGGACGGCGCGCCGCTCAGCGTCTTCGCGGTAACGCTCGGCATGTCCGGGATGTGTCTGACGCTCGCCGTAGTGCTGGCGCTGCGGACCAGTGTCCCGGCCCTGATGGCGGGCATGCTGCTGCCGGCGGGGCTGGCGGGGGCCGGACTTCTGGAGAGCCGGGTCCATTCGGCGGGGCTCTCGCAGGCGATGGACCTCACGGTGGCCCCACCGTGGAGCGCCGGCCTCACCGCGGTGTGCGCGTCGCTGGCCTCACTGGCTGCCCTGCTCCTGCTGCTGATGGTCCAGGTCGCGGAGCGCTATCCGGCACCGCATGCGACGGCCGAGGCGAGCCGGGCGGCGGAGTGATCCGGCATGCCGGCCGGGGCTGGGCGGACGTACGCGGCCTCGGCCCCTGAGGCCTGTCGTTCGGATCATGCCGGCGTCGCGGGGCCCGGCCCTACGGCTCCATCAGCCCGGCCGCGACCGTCGCCCCCAGTTCCCAGCACCTCTCGATGTCGGCCCGGCCCGGTTCGCCGGTCACGGTGACCGCTTCGGCGGTGCGTCGCCAGCCCAGGCCGGTCGTGATCGCCTCGATGCCGCGCACCGCGCCCGTGACGTCGTTGCCGCCGTGCACGTAGTAGCCGAAGGGGCGGCCGCGCGTCTCGTCCAGGCACGGGTAGTAGACCTGGTCGAAGAAGTGCTTGAGGGCGCCGGACATGTAGCCGAGGTTCGCCGGGGTGCCCAGCAGGTAGCCGTCGGCGGCCAGCACGTCGGACACCGTGGCGGACAGCGCCGCCCGTCGCTCGACCCGGACGTTCTCGATCTCCGGCGTCGTCGCACCGGAGATCACCGCTTCCAGCATGGCCTGGCAGTTGGGCGAGGGTGTGTGATGCACGATCAACAAGGTGGTCACGCCCGCACCCTGCCGTGACGCCCCACCCGACCGCAACCGCCCCCGGCTCCGGAGGCCACGCCCTGCCCTCAGTCACCCCGTTGTGACCCCGCCCCGTGAATGCAACGATGCCCGGCACACCCGTGATGAAGGGAAGCATCGTGACCGACGGGGATCACCGGCCGCCCGCCGCAACCGCGTTCGACGCGATCGGGGCGGAGTACGAGAAGGCGTTCGCGGGGTCGGAGGCGCACGAGGCGTCACTGGAGTGGTTGCTCGGGCGACTGGAACCCGGCAGCCGGGTGCTGGACGTCGGCAGCGGGACCGGGCGTCCCACGGCACAGCGGCTCGTCGAGGCGGGCCATGACGTCCTCGGCGTCGATGTCTCGCCGGTGATGGTGGATCTCGCGGCCCGGCAGGTGCCGGGCGCCGCCTTCCGGTGTGCCGACATCCACGAAATGCCGCTGCCCGAAAAGTCGTTCGACGCGGTGTGCGTGTACTTCTCCCTGCTCCAGATGTCCCGGGAGGAACAGTCCGCCCTCGTACGGCGGCTGGCGGGGGCGGTGCGGTCCGGCGGTCATCTGGTGCTCGCCACCGTGCCGCTGGACGTGGCGGACGTCGAGGCCGTCTTCATGGGCCAGCCCGTGCGGGTGACGAGCTTCGGCGCCGAGGACTTCGCCGCGATGGCGAGCGCAGCGGGACTCACGGTGCTCCGGCAGGACCGCACGGTCTTCACTCCCGCACATCCGGAGGCGATCCCCGAGCCACACCTTTTCCTGTACTGCCGGCGTGCCGGGGATGCGGCCGACTGACCGTCCTCGGCCGGGCGGCGCCCGCGTTTCTGCGCGACGATGGCCCCGTGGGCGCCCACCGGCGAAGGGACTGTGACGTGCGGGAACTGGCGATCATCGAGGCGCCGTCCGTCCTGGGGCTGCGGCCGTCCGGCGTCGAGGACCTCCCGGCGGCCCTGTTCGCCGCCGGCCTGCTGGACGTCCCCGGCGCGGTGCGGGCCGGCCGGGTCGAACCGCCCGCCTACGACCCGACGCGGGACCCCGACACCGGGGTCCTGAACAGCACCGGCATCGCGGAGTACTCCTTCCGGCTCGCCGACGCGGTCGGCGGTGTGCTCGACTCCGGCCGCTTTCCCGTCGTACTCGGCGGCGACTGCAGCATCCTGCTCGGCAACCTGCTCGCCCTGAAGCGGCGTGGCCGGCACGGCCTGCTGTTCCTCGACGGCCACACCGACTTCTACCAGCCGGAGGCGGAACCCGCGGGCGAGGCCGCCTCGATGGAACTCGCCCTGGTCACGGGCCGCGGCCCCCGGCGGCTCACCGATCTCGCGGGCCGTGGCCCCCTGGTGCGCGACGAGGACGTGGTCGTACTCGGCTACCGCGACGCCGTGGAGTCCGCCCAGTTCGGTATGCAGCCCCTGCCGCCCGAGCTGTACGCGATGGACCTCGACGCCGTCCGTGCCGTCGGCGCCGGCACGGCCGCACGGCAGGCGGTCGAGCGGCTGGGCCGCGTTCCCGCCGGCTACTGGGTGCACCTCGACGTCGACGTCCTGGACGACGCGGTCATGCCGGCCGTCGACTACCGCCAGCCCGGTGGACTGACGTGGCTGGAGCTGGAGGATGTGCTGAGCGCGGCCCTGGCCGACGAGCGCGCCGTCGGCCTGGACGTCACGATCTTCAACCCCCGTCTGGACCCCGACGGGAGCATCGCGGCCAGCCTGACCGCATGCCTGCGCCATGGCCTGTCGGCGCGCGCGGAGGCCGGCTGACCGTCACCCTTGACGACCGAAAAGTGTGAGTGATTAAGTACTCACATGAAGACAGAACAGCGCCGACTCTCCACCGCCGAGGAACGCAGGGAGACCGTGCTGCGCACCGCCATCGGAGCGTTCGCGGCTCGCGGCTACTTCGGCACCACCACCACGGAAGTGGCCAAGGCGGCCGGCATCTCGCAGGCGTACGTCTACCGGCTGTTCCCGAACAAGGAGGCGCTGTTCACCGCGGTCGTGGAGCACTGCTTCATCCGGGTTCGCGCCGCCCTCGAACGCGGGGCCGCCGAGGCCAGGGGGAGCGCACCGGAGGCGGTACTGGAGTCGATGGGCGACGCCTACGCGCGCCTGATCAGCGACAACGACCTGCTGCTGGTGCAGCTGCACGCCCAGGCGGCGGCCATCTCGGAGCCGGCGATCAGGGAGACGGTCAGGGCGGGCTACGCCCGGACGGTGGAGTACGTGCGCGGCGCCTCCGGGGGCGGCGACGAGCAGATCCAGCAGTTCTTCGCCACCGGCATGCTCTGCCACCTGATCGTCTCGATCGACGCGGACGCCGTCGACGCGCCCTGGACGCGCACGCTGGCAGCGGGCATCACGCACTACTGACCGACCGAACCGCCCCGGGCGGCCGCCGGATTCCTCGACGAACCGGCAGCCGCCATTTGCAGATCATGCGAGTGAGTGGCTAATCACTCACCAAAGCGAAGTAAGGAGTCACCCATGCAGACCACCGAAGTCGTCCTCCCCGCCGCCGGAGAGCCCGAGAGCCTCGAACTGAGGGTGCGGGACCTGCCGAGGCCCGTTCCGGGCCAGGCACTGGTGCGGGTGGAGGCCAGCGGCGTGACGTTCGCCGAACAGCAGATGCGGCGCGGCAAGTACTACGACATGCCCAAGTTCCCGTTCGTCCCCGGCTACGACCTCGTAGGCGTCGTCGAGGAGCTCGGCTCCCCCGAGTCCGGTCCGGTGGCCGTGGGGCAGCGGGTCGCCGCCCTCACCAAGACCGGCGGCTGGGCCGACCGCGCCCTGCTGGACGTGGCGGATCTGGTGCCGGTACCGGAGGGGCTCACGGCGGCGGAGGCCGAGACGCTGGTCACCAACGGTGCCACGGCGTGGCGCATGCTGTTCCGCACGGCGCAGGTCACCACCGGCGACACCGTCGTGGTGCACGGGGCCAACGGCGGCGTCGGCAGCGTGCTGGTCCAGCTGGCCCGCAGCAGCGGCGTCCACGTCATCGGCACCGCCTCGGCCCGCAACCAGGAAGCGGTCGCCGCCATGGGCGCCACCCCGGTCGACTACCGGGGAGATGCCCTCGCCCGCGTCCGGGAGCTGGCGCCGCGCGGGGTGGCGGCCGTCTTCGACCATGTTGGCGGCAAGGGCATCGAGGGCTCCTGGCGGATGCTCGCCCCCGGCGGCACCCTCGTCTCGTACGGCAGCGCCTCGACCCGCGACCAGGCCGGCAGCGGCATGGTCACGGTTCTCAAGCTGTTCGCCAGGCTCGCCGTGTGGAACGCCCTGCCCAACGGGCGCAGTGCGCACTTCTTCAACCTGTGGGCCGGGAAGGCGCGGCATCCGGAGCGGTACCGGGCGGAGTTGCGCGAGGACCTCACGAAGATCTTCGAGCTGCTGCGGTCCGGCGCGATCGAGGCCAGGATCGACCGGGTCTACCCGCTCGTGGAGGCGGCCGCCGCGCTGCGGCACGCCGAGTCCGGGACCGTCGTGGGCAAGGTCGTGATCGCACCCGGCACGGGACAGGCAGAATGAGACACGGAGCCCGCCCCACCGGCGCGCGCCCCACTGAAGTCGATCTCGGGGCGCCTTATGGACCCCATAAGGCGCCCTTATGAGCTCATAGGCCGGACCCGCGTACCAGGTTAGGCTTGCCTTAGCTTAGGCTTCCCGTCGAGTCGCATGTCATCGCTCGAAGGGAACCTGATCATGACGCGCCCGCTGCGGGTAGCCATCGTCGGAGCCGGCCCGGCCGGAATCTACGCCGCCGACGCCCTGCTCAAGTCCGACGTGGCCGCCGAACCCGGCGTGTCCATCGACCTCTTCGAGCGGATGCCGGCGCCGTTCGGACTGATCCGTTACGGCGTCGCCCCCGACCACCCCCGGATCAAGGGCATCATCACGGCCCTTCACCAGGTCCTCGACAAGCCCCAGATCCGCCTCTTCGGCAACGTCGACTACCCGACCGACATCAGCCTGGACGATCTGCGCTCGTTCTACGACGCCGTGATCTTCTCCACGGGCGCGACGGCCGACCGCGCGCTGCCGATCCCGGGCATCGACCTCGACGGCTCCTACGGCGCCGCCGACTTCGT
Proteins encoded in this window:
- a CDS encoding response regulator; translated protein: MTGKGETSGAPDAIDVLVVDDDFMVARVHRAFVERVSPFRVVGVASSGRQAIDAVDELRPDLVLLDLYLPDIFGLDVIPRLRTAGHDCDVMVISAAREADTVRGAVRHGVVDYLLKPFEFEDLRTRLERYVAQRCRLLTTVVRGQADVDRVLAGAAPAPAAVGLPKGMSVETAELVERALRTADGTLSATECATVTGVSRVSARRYLEYFHTTGNADVSLRYGVAGRPERRYSWRV
- a CDS encoding medium chain dehydrogenase/reductase family protein gives rise to the protein MQTTEVVLPAAGEPESLELRVRDLPRPVPGQALVRVEASGVTFAEQQMRRGKYYDMPKFPFVPGYDLVGVVEELGSPESGPVAVGQRVAALTKTGGWADRALLDVADLVPVPEGLTAAEAETLVTNGATAWRMLFRTAQVTTGDTVVVHGANGGVGSVLVQLARSSGVHVIGTASARNQEAVAAMGATPVDYRGDALARVRELAPRGVAAVFDHVGGKGIEGSWRMLAPGGTLVSYGSASTRDQAGSGMVTVLKLFARLAVWNALPNGRSAHFFNLWAGKARHPERYRAELREDLTKIFELLRSGAIEARIDRVYPLVEAAAALRHAESGTVVGKVVIAPGTGQAE
- a CDS encoding class I SAM-dependent methyltransferase yields the protein MPGTPVMKGSIVTDGDHRPPAATAFDAIGAEYEKAFAGSEAHEASLEWLLGRLEPGSRVLDVGSGTGRPTAQRLVEAGHDVLGVDVSPVMVDLAARQVPGAAFRCADIHEMPLPEKSFDAVCVYFSLLQMSREEQSALVRRLAGAVRSGGHLVLATVPLDVADVEAVFMGQPVRVTSFGAEDFAAMASAAGLTVLRQDRTVFTPAHPEAIPEPHLFLYCRRAGDAAD
- a CDS encoding flavodoxin family protein, coding for MTTLLIVHHTPSPNCQAMLEAVISGATTPEIENVRVERRAALSATVSDVLAADGYLLGTPANLGYMSGALKHFFDQVYYPCLDETRGRPFGYYVHGGNDVTGAVRGIEAITTGLGWRRTAEAVTVTGEPGRADIERCWELGATVAAGLMEP
- a CDS encoding hemerythrin domain-containing protein → MGHGGNVIDELVTDHREVEEFFGRIEGLPPGDKDRKLYADQATMELVRHSVAEEAYLYPAVRQHVPNGDALADKEIDDHSKAEQIMKDLEGCDADDPEFDRLIGMLMTEIRAHIADEEENLFPKLRAACPPQALDELGDKVRQAKKLAPTRPHPSAPDTPPLNKLLAPGAGLVDRVRDALTGRGKRA
- a CDS encoding TetR/AcrR family transcriptional regulator, with protein sequence MKTEQRRLSTAEERRETVLRTAIGAFAARGYFGTTTTEVAKAAGISQAYVYRLFPNKEALFTAVVEHCFIRVRAALERGAAEARGSAPEAVLESMGDAYARLISDNDLLLVQLHAQAAAISEPAIRETVRAGYARTVEYVRGASGGGDEQIQQFFATGMLCHLIVSIDADAVDAPWTRTLAAGITHY
- a CDS encoding arginase family protein, whose translation is MRELAIIEAPSVLGLRPSGVEDLPAALFAAGLLDVPGAVRAGRVEPPAYDPTRDPDTGVLNSTGIAEYSFRLADAVGGVLDSGRFPVVLGGDCSILLGNLLALKRRGRHGLLFLDGHTDFYQPEAEPAGEAASMELALVTGRGPRRLTDLAGRGPLVRDEDVVVLGYRDAVESAQFGMQPLPPELYAMDLDAVRAVGAGTAARQAVERLGRVPAGYWVHLDVDVLDDAVMPAVDYRQPGGLTWLELEDVLSAALADERAVGLDVTIFNPRLDPDGSIAASLTACLRHGLSARAEAG